One Deinococcus grandis DNA window includes the following coding sequences:
- a CDS encoding septum site-determining protein MinC has protein sequence MKLRGTLGGLNLLIEPGDTGSSVQDALSVRTELLASAVTLELQGDADPEAVEAALHAIRAAGGTPGRVRAPRVNVPTPAPADSAPRPAPLPARTEILTHTLRAGYHREFPGSVIVLGDVNPGAEILAGGDVIVVGALRGVAHAGLGGQADAIVWARPIASTQIRIGDAVARAPEGSSLSNMRHREDQPLAEIARLQDGVIHIDVQK, from the coding sequence ATGAAGTTGCGCGGCACCCTGGGCGGCCTGAACCTCCTGATCGAACCCGGCGATACCGGCAGCAGCGTGCAGGACGCCCTGAGTGTCCGCACGGAGCTGCTGGCGAGCGCCGTGACCCTCGAGTTGCAGGGCGACGCCGACCCGGAGGCGGTCGAGGCGGCGCTGCATGCCATCCGCGCCGCGGGGGGCACGCCGGGGCGGGTGCGGGCGCCGCGCGTGAACGTCCCCACGCCCGCCCCGGCGGACAGCGCGCCCCGCCCGGCGCCGCTGCCCGCCCGCACGGAGATCCTCACGCACACGCTGCGCGCCGGGTACCACCGGGAGTTCCCGGGGAGCGTGATCGTGCTGGGTGACGTGAACCCCGGCGCGGAGATCCTGGCGGGCGGGGACGTGATCGTGGTGGGCGCGCTGCGGGGCGTGGCGCACGCGGGACTGGGCGGGCAAGCGGACGCGATCGTGTGGGCGCGGCCCATCGCCAGCACGCAGATCCGCATCGGGGACGCCGTGGCGCGCGCGCCCGAGGGCAGCAGCCTGAGCAACATGCGCCACCGTGAGGATCAGCCTCTGGCGGAGATCGCACGGCTGCAGGACGGCGTGATTCACATCGACGTGCAGAAGTGA
- a CDS encoding S1 RNA-binding domain-containing protein has product MVQLDSGAVVEGRVTRVTDFGAFIQFENGETGLVHISQIAHSFVRNIHDHVREGENVEVKVLGRDERGRLDLSIKELLEEPEEVPRPRAIGRQSPQFEAKLRSFMRDAKERTHGGGGGGGGGAAKKPAGGKRKR; this is encoded by the coding sequence TTGGTGCAGCTTGATTCCGGCGCGGTCGTGGAGGGCCGCGTGACGCGCGTGACCGACTTCGGCGCGTTCATCCAGTTCGAGAACGGCGAGACGGGCCTCGTGCACATCTCGCAGATCGCGCACTCCTTCGTGCGGAACATTCATGACCACGTCCGCGAGGGCGAGAACGTGGAAGTGAAGGTTCTGGGCCGGGACGAACGCGGTCGCCTCGACCTCTCCATCAAGGAACTCCTCGAAGAACCCGAGGAAGTCCCCCGCCCGCGCGCGATCGGCCGTCAGAGCCCGCAGTTCGAGGCAAAACTCCGCTCGTTCATGCGCGACGCCAAGGAACGCACCCACGGTGGTGGGGGCGGCGGTGGCGGCGGCGCCGCGAAGAAACCCGCTGGCGGCAAGCGCAAGCGCTGA
- the tnpC gene encoding IS66 family transposase, with protein sequence MSEVPCPNCKRLEARVRELEAQLAEVLAELRTIKAQLARNSTTSSQPPSQDKPWQPKSERQKTGRSSGAQPDHPGKTLKMSAHPDVIVDLPVTGHCTCGQAWDDVPVDTQVARQVHDLPDLHLQVTEYRADVKICPGCRSRQRAPFPTHVTAQVQYGPRVHALTVYLNVAHFVPLERTSEILHAVCGARPSDGTIALNLNLAAERLQDFEGRLRTALTHQPVLHADETGSPVNGKLHWMHVVSCAQLTFYGQHARRGLAALEHMKVLPKYTGILVHDAWSSYFKLPAQHALCGAHLLRELRGLAEHHGQVWAGALRESLRTVYHDLNAGTLSPEARTAFERRFDELLEEGLLANPAAPPVPGRRGPTKQSHGRNLALRCQQHRAAVLLFLHDCRVPFDNNQAERDVRAWCVKRKVSGGFRSEEGGCNFARIRSYMSTLQKQGLSVWEGLVSVFTGDVLMPNFNP encoded by the coding sequence ATCAGCGAGGTCCCCTGCCCAAACTGCAAACGACTCGAGGCACGCGTCCGTGAACTCGAAGCCCAGCTCGCTGAGGTGCTGGCTGAACTTCGCACCATCAAAGCTCAACTGGCCCGAAACAGCACCACATCCAGTCAGCCTCCCAGTCAGGACAAGCCCTGGCAGCCCAAGAGTGAGCGCCAGAAGACCGGCCGGTCTTCTGGCGCTCAACCCGATCACCCCGGCAAGACCCTCAAGATGTCCGCGCATCCCGACGTCATCGTCGATCTCCCGGTGACGGGACACTGCACCTGCGGGCAGGCCTGGGATGACGTTCCAGTCGACACCCAGGTCGCTCGACAGGTTCATGACCTCCCCGACCTCCACCTTCAGGTCACCGAATACCGCGCCGACGTCAAGATCTGCCCTGGATGTCGTTCCCGGCAGCGAGCACCCTTCCCCACGCACGTCACGGCTCAGGTGCAATACGGTCCACGGGTCCACGCCTTGACGGTGTATCTGAACGTGGCGCACTTCGTGCCCCTCGAACGCACCAGTGAAATCCTGCACGCGGTCTGCGGAGCACGCCCGAGTGATGGCACCATCGCGCTGAACCTGAATCTGGCAGCGGAGCGACTGCAGGACTTTGAAGGGCGACTCAGGACAGCCCTGACACATCAACCGGTGCTGCATGCAGATGAGACCGGCAGCCCGGTGAACGGGAAGCTGCACTGGATGCATGTCGTGAGCTGCGCGCAGCTCACGTTCTACGGCCAGCATGCCCGGCGCGGCCTCGCGGCACTGGAGCACATGAAGGTCCTGCCGAAGTACACCGGCATCCTGGTCCACGACGCCTGGAGCTCGTACTTCAAACTTCCGGCACAGCATGCCCTGTGCGGAGCTCATCTGTTGCGGGAGCTGCGGGGATTGGCCGAACACCATGGGCAGGTGTGGGCTGGCGCACTTCGGGAATCGCTGAGGACGGTGTATCACGACCTGAACGCCGGGACGCTGAGCCCAGAGGCCCGCACGGCGTTTGAACGGCGATTTGATGAACTGCTTGAGGAGGGCTTGCTGGCCAACCCAGCCGCGCCGCCCGTTCCAGGGCGACGCGGTCCGACGAAGCAGTCACATGGGCGGAATCTGGCGTTGCGGTGCCAGCAGCACCGCGCAGCGGTGCTGCTGTTCCTACATGACTGCCGAGTGCCGTTTGATAACAATCAGGCGGAGCGGGACGTGCGGGCATGGTGCGTGAAACGCAAGGTATCTGGAGGATTCCGGTCCGAGGAGGGTGGGTGCAATTTCGCTCGGATCAGGAGTTACATGTCCACGTTGCAGAAGCAAGGTCTCAGCGTCTGGGAGGGCTTGGTCAGCGTGTTCACGGGTGACGTGCTCATGCCTAACTTCAACCCCTGA
- a CDS encoding PIG-L deacetylase family protein, with the protein MSTPTLLAVFAHPDDEAFSVGGTLTHYARRGVRVVLACATRGEAGKITVPGMTVDDLGAQREQELRDACEALEIEAPVFLDYHDSGRYERTRHDDPKALMNVNPLDVEVKLRALIEDVQPQVIVTFDPHGGYGHVDHLQMHRATVAAFFSTGHLPYGGPRRLYYTALTTEAAQGLARMGQNLDPLVYGVAANTLAVQLDVSAYATNKKAALMAHGTQTGEQSLLGRMTPEERDAMERRMLGTEGFSIGGTRTALTNYPLGGLFDGLGFDGLN; encoded by the coding sequence ATGAGCACCCCGACCCTCCTGGCCGTCTTTGCCCACCCTGACGATGAAGCGTTCAGCGTGGGCGGCACCCTCACCCACTACGCCCGCCGGGGCGTGCGCGTCGTGCTGGCGTGCGCCACGCGGGGCGAGGCCGGGAAGATCACGGTGCCCGGCATGACCGTGGACGACCTGGGCGCGCAGCGTGAGCAGGAACTGCGCGATGCATGCGAGGCGCTGGAAATCGAAGCGCCCGTGTTCCTGGATTACCATGACTCGGGCCGCTATGAACGCACCCGCCACGACGACCCGAAGGCGTTGATGAACGTGAACCCGCTGGACGTCGAGGTGAAGCTGCGCGCGCTGATCGAGGACGTGCAGCCGCAGGTGATCGTCACCTTCGACCCGCACGGCGGGTACGGACACGTCGACCACCTGCAGATGCACCGCGCGACCGTCGCGGCGTTCTTCAGTACCGGTCACCTGCCGTACGGCGGGCCGCGGCGGCTGTACTACACCGCGCTGACCACCGAGGCCGCGCAGGGACTGGCGCGCATGGGGCAGAACCTCGATCCGCTGGTGTACGGCGTGGCGGCGAACACACTGGCCGTGCAGCTGGACGTCAGCGCGTACGCCACGAACAAGAAGGCGGCGCTGATGGCGCACGGCACGCAGACCGGCGAGCAGAGCCTGCTGGGCCGCATGACGCCCGAGGAACGCGACGCGATGGAACGCCGCATGCTGGGCACCGAGGGCTTCAGCATCGGCGGCACCCGCACCGCCCTGACGAACTACCCGCTGGGCGGCCTGTTCGACGGGCTGGGCTTCGACGGGCTGAACTGA
- a CDS encoding ParA family protein, protein MARVAAITSEKGGVGKSTLAVHLAGAAHAQGHNVLLVDEDGRVGSSLRWAGRAGALPFPVVAADDVKPKKLAAFDLVLIDTEGRPRRKDLRQLAERADLILVPSGVSPLEVDATRELLDFLTEEGAARQSRVILTRVPPVGHAAEVLREDLREGGVTVCNTLVRSYLAYQRAAELGVLARDVRDPRALAAWADIETLSRELW, encoded by the coding sequence ATGGCACGCGTGGCGGCGATCACTTCGGAGAAGGGCGGCGTGGGCAAGAGCACCCTGGCGGTGCACCTGGCGGGCGCGGCGCACGCGCAGGGCCACAACGTCCTGCTGGTGGACGAGGACGGCCGGGTGGGCAGCAGCCTCCGCTGGGCGGGCCGGGCTGGGGCGCTGCCGTTCCCGGTCGTCGCGGCGGACGACGTGAAACCGAAGAAGCTCGCGGCGTTCGACCTCGTGCTGATCGACACCGAGGGCCGCCCGCGCCGCAAGGACCTGCGGCAGCTGGCCGAGCGGGCCGACCTGATCCTGGTGCCCAGCGGCGTGAGCCCGCTGGAGGTGGACGCCACGCGCGAACTGCTGGACTTCCTGACCGAGGAGGGGGCGGCGCGGCAGTCCCGCGTGATCCTGACGCGGGTGCCTCCGGTCGGGCACGCCGCCGAGGTGCTGCGCGAGGACCTTCGCGAGGGGGGCGTGACGGTGTGCAACACGCTGGTCCGGTCGTACCTCGCTTACCAGCGCGCGGCGGAGCTGGGCGTCCTGGCCCGTGATGTGCGCGACCCGCGCGCCCTGGCCGCCTGGGCGGATATCGAGACCCTGTCGCGCGAGTTGTGGTGA
- the gluQRS gene encoding tRNA glutamyl-Q(34) synthetase GluQRS, which produces MTSGVVGRFAPSPTGAMHLGNARTALLAWLHSRAHGGRHLLRFEDLDTGRVRDWAYDVTRADLEWLGLDWDEEVIQSRRLDLYLAAAERLDTYACTCTRREVQAAIQDSAGAPHGAEPVYPGTCRTGSLHPERPAALRWRVPDEVVCARDEWRGETLCQHLPTQVGDLVLRRNDGVFAYHLAVVVDDAASGVTDVLRGEDLWTATPRQVALQRALGLPTPRYWHVPLMLDFRGERLAKRGGAPPVQALREAGDPPGRVLSELARSLGWSVPDEVSAPELLPLWRAELGRAELGA; this is translated from the coding sequence GTGACGTCGGGCGTGGTGGGCCGCTTCGCCCCCAGTCCCACCGGGGCGATGCACCTGGGCAATGCCCGCACGGCGCTGCTGGCGTGGCTGCACTCCCGCGCGCACGGCGGGCGGCACCTGCTGCGCTTCGAGGATCTGGATACCGGGCGGGTGCGCGACTGGGCGTATGACGTGACCCGCGCCGATCTGGAGTGGCTGGGCCTCGACTGGGACGAGGAGGTCATCCAGTCGCGGCGGCTGGACCTGTACCTCGCGGCCGCCGAGCGGCTGGACACCTACGCCTGCACCTGTACCCGCAGGGAGGTGCAGGCGGCGATTCAGGACAGCGCGGGCGCCCCGCACGGCGCGGAACCGGTGTACCCCGGCACCTGCCGCACAGGGAGCCTGCACCCGGAGCGTCCGGCCGCGCTGCGCTGGCGCGTGCCCGACGAGGTGGTGTGCGCGCGGGACGAGTGGCGCGGCGAGACGCTCTGCCAGCACCTCCCGACCCAGGTGGGCGACCTCGTGCTGCGACGCAACGACGGGGTGTTCGCGTATCACCTCGCGGTCGTGGTGGACGACGCGGCGTCGGGCGTCACGGACGTCCTGCGCGGTGAGGACCTCTGGACCGCCACGCCCCGGCAGGTGGCGCTTCAGAGGGCGCTGGGGCTGCCCACGCCCCGTTACTGGCACGTACCCCTGATGCTGGATTTCCGGGGGGAACGGCTGGCGAAACGCGGCGGCGCCCCGCCCGTGCAGGCGCTCCGGGAGGCCGGGGACCCGCCGGGCCGGGTGCTGTCGGAGCTGGCCCGCAGCCTGGGCTGGTCGGTGCCGGACGAGGTGAGTGCCCCGGAGTTGCTGCCGCTGTGGCGAGCTGAGCTCGGGCGGGCTGAACTTGGTGCCTGA
- the trpB gene encoding tryptophan synthase subunit beta, with product MSLQLPTYPQPDERGRFGRFGGRYVPETLIPALDELQAAYIEARNDPAFLNELERLLKDFVGRPSGLYLAQRLTEHAGGAKIYLKREDQNYTGAHKINNCLAQALLAKRMGKGRVIAETGAGQHGVASATAAALLGLECIVYMGAEDIRRQALNVFRMKLLGAEVREVTSGTSTLKDATNEAIRDWVTNVRDTFYILGSVVGPHPYPAMVRDFQSIIGEEVKVQHQALEGRPVPDAIVACVGGGSNAIGIFAPFAYLPEDQRPLLIGTEAAGEGVESGRHAASVAGGRIGVLHGAMMYLLNDDEGQIVPPHSISAGLDYPGIGPEHCLYSETGVAQYVPVTDAQALDALQLLTRLEGIIPALETAHAIHAAVNLARTMRPDQTVVVNLSGRGDKDVAEVMRLLDLGREQDAAPTPRTPEVHA from the coding sequence ATGTCCCTCCAACTCCCCACCTACCCCCAGCCGGACGAACGGGGCCGCTTCGGCCGCTTCGGCGGACGGTACGTGCCCGAAACGCTCATCCCCGCCCTGGACGAACTCCAGGCCGCCTACATCGAGGCCCGGAACGACCCTGCCTTCCTGAACGAACTCGAGCGTCTCCTGAAGGACTTCGTGGGTCGCCCCAGCGGGCTGTACCTCGCCCAGCGCCTCACCGAGCACGCGGGCGGCGCGAAGATCTACCTCAAGCGTGAGGACCAGAACTACACCGGCGCGCACAAGATCAACAACTGCCTCGCGCAGGCGCTGCTCGCCAAACGCATGGGCAAGGGGCGCGTCATCGCCGAGACCGGCGCCGGGCAGCACGGCGTGGCCAGCGCCACCGCCGCCGCCCTGCTGGGCCTCGAATGCATCGTGTACATGGGCGCCGAGGACATCCGCCGTCAGGCGCTGAACGTGTTCCGCATGAAACTCCTGGGCGCTGAGGTCCGCGAGGTCACCTCCGGCACGAGCACCCTCAAGGACGCCACGAACGAGGCCATCCGCGACTGGGTCACGAACGTCCGCGACACCTTCTACATCCTCGGCAGCGTCGTCGGGCCGCACCCGTACCCCGCGATGGTCCGCGACTTCCAGTCCATCATCGGCGAGGAGGTCAAGGTGCAGCACCAGGCGCTCGAGGGCCGCCCCGTGCCCGACGCGATCGTCGCGTGCGTGGGTGGCGGCAGCAACGCCATCGGCATCTTCGCGCCCTTCGCGTACCTCCCCGAGGACCAGCGGCCCCTCCTGATCGGCACCGAGGCCGCCGGTGAGGGCGTCGAGTCCGGCAGGCACGCCGCGAGCGTCGCCGGGGGCCGCATCGGCGTGCTGCACGGCGCGATGATGTACCTCCTGAACGACGACGAGGGCCAGATCGTCCCCCCGCACTCCATCAGCGCGGGCCTCGACTACCCCGGCATCGGCCCCGAACACTGCCTGTACTCCGAGACCGGCGTGGCGCAGTACGTGCCCGTCACCGACGCGCAGGCGCTGGACGCCCTGCAACTCCTGACCCGCCTGGAGGGCATCATCCCCGCGCTGGAAACTGCGCACGCCATCCACGCCGCCGTGAACCTCGCCCGCACCATGCGCCCCGACCAGACGGTCGTCGTGAATCTCTCCGGCCGCGGCGACAAGGACGTGGCCGAGGTGATGCGCCTCCTCGACCTGGGCCGCGAGCAGGACGCCGCGCCCACGCCCCGCACCCCGGAGGTGCACGCATGA
- the trpA gene encoding tryptophan synthase subunit alpha: MTATLTPTTPGAARIHAAFARAKQEGRAAFIPFMTAGYPTAQAFPAVADALLGQADILEVGIPYSDPLGDGPTIQRASEQALAGGTSTRHTLALVRELRSRHDTPIVIMTYVNPIYAVGPREFMRLAQEAGVDGLILPDLPPDQDLEIADLAAEHGMAVTFLIAPTSTPARVKLVAEACTGFLYAVSVTGVTGTREGSALNEVPAMLALARQHAKVPVAVGFGVKDAETAAQVAQVADGVVVGSAFINAVKAGQDVGALAASIRAGCKQN; the protein is encoded by the coding sequence ATGACCGCCACCCTGACCCCCACCACCCCGGGCGCCGCCCGCATCCACGCCGCCTTCGCCCGCGCCAAGCAGGAGGGCCGCGCCGCGTTCATTCCGTTCATGACCGCCGGGTACCCCACCGCGCAGGCGTTCCCCGCCGTCGCGGACGCCCTGCTCGGGCAGGCGGACATCCTCGAAGTCGGCATTCCCTACAGTGACCCCCTGGGGGACGGGCCGACCATCCAGCGCGCCAGCGAGCAGGCCCTCGCGGGCGGCACGAGCACCCGCCACACCCTCGCGCTCGTCAGGGAACTCCGCTCGCGGCACGACACGCCCATCGTGATCATGACGTACGTGAACCCCATCTACGCCGTCGGCCCCCGCGAGTTCATGCGGCTGGCGCAGGAGGCCGGGGTGGACGGCCTGATCCTTCCCGACCTGCCGCCCGACCAGGACCTGGAGATCGCGGATCTGGCCGCCGAACACGGCATGGCCGTCACGTTCCTGATCGCGCCCACCAGCACCCCAGCGCGCGTGAAACTCGTCGCGGAGGCCTGCACCGGCTTCCTGTACGCCGTCAGCGTGACCGGCGTGACCGGCACCCGCGAGGGCAGCGCCCTGAACGAGGTGCCCGCCATGCTGGCCCTCGCCCGCCAGCACGCGAAGGTCCCCGTCGCGGTGGGCTTCGGCGTGAAGGACGCCGAGACCGCCGCGCAGGTCGCGCAGGTCGCCGACGGCGTCGTGGTGGGCAGTGCGTTCATCAACGCCGTGAAGGCCGGACAGGACGTTGGTGCCCTCGCCGCGAGCATCCGAGCGGGCTGCAAGCAGAACTGA
- a CDS encoding phosphatase PAP2 family protein → MFPRSRREFVPFVRSHWRSLLLLLLGVMVPFVLFTHLTHEVFREGGFAWDQAVLNWYAQRRTPELTRFAELLAVLGGVTILPFVTLAIAWLLGRAQGKAHGWFLLTAVAGATLLNVVAKVVFQRPRPDELMAVLTEPGFSFPSGHAMANAAFGFALTLAFWRSRAGWPVAVFGVLWALAIGISRNYLGVHYPSDVLAGFTASVTWVAGLYILMARRWPQLRKSPGGEHDTLPQTT, encoded by the coding sequence ATGTTTCCCCGGTCCCGGCGTGAATTCGTCCCGTTCGTGCGGTCGCACTGGCGGTCCCTGCTGCTGCTGCTGCTGGGCGTCATGGTGCCCTTCGTGCTGTTCACGCACCTGACCCACGAGGTGTTCCGCGAGGGCGGCTTCGCGTGGGATCAGGCGGTGCTGAACTGGTACGCGCAGCGCCGCACGCCGGAACTGACGCGCTTCGCGGAGCTGCTGGCCGTGCTAGGCGGCGTGACCATCCTGCCGTTCGTGACGCTGGCCATCGCGTGGCTGCTCGGACGGGCACAGGGCAAGGCACACGGCTGGTTCCTGCTCACGGCCGTGGCGGGCGCCACGCTGCTGAATGTCGTGGCCAAGGTGGTCTTCCAGCGCCCCCGCCCGGACGAACTGATGGCCGTCCTGACGGAACCCGGCTTCAGCTTTCCCAGCGGGCACGCCATGGCGAACGCCGCGTTCGGGTTCGCGCTCACGCTGGCGTTCTGGCGGTCACGGGCCGGGTGGCCGGTCGCGGTGTTCGGCGTCCTGTGGGCGCTGGCGATCGGGATCAGCCGCAATTATCTGGGTGTGCACTACCCATCCGACGTCCTTGCAGGGTTCACGGCGAGCGTCACCTGGGTCGCGGGTCTGTACATCCTGATGGCCCGCCGCTGGCCGCAACTGAGGAAGAGCCCCGGCGGTGAACACGACACTCTGCCCCAGACGACCTGA
- the uvrC gene encoding excinuclease ABC subunit UvrC yields MHPDDLPVLPTTPGVYIFRKGGTPIYIGKAKNLRSRVNQHFKAGGKSGKFTALADTLEFITARNEVEALVLEANLIKQHRPHYNVTLKDDKHYPFLKLTNEAFPMLVVTRRVLKDGGRYYGPYPDSSAVRRVKNLIDTMFPLRKNSGLPMQHKPRPCLNFHMGRCLGPCVDRADPGEYARVVDDVTSLLEGRAAPVIARLREDMKVAAKGQDFEQAARVRDRVQAVEKLFGTEQHAFVSEETDLDFLGAAQAGEYAMVQLFRMRGGRVVGRDKRFLTGTEDAPLGEIVEAFVQDYYTQATHVPPLILLPADFEDAPTWSDFLSERAGRKVEMRTPKRGDKVDLIDMAQRNAHNGLESEMALLERRGDHPGLDALREVLALPDRPWRIEGYDNSNLFGTNIVSGMVVFEGGRSRRGEHRRFKVRGLDHPDDYTSMRQTITRRFTGSLSDKLPLPDLLLIDGGRGQVNAALDALKEANVHIPVVGLAKREERLILPGRYGAQWWLETGTEVGVDRELLLPHTHPALRMLIGVRDEVHNYAVTYHRKLRGESMLRSVFDDLPGIGQKRRDALLEHFTSLEDLASAPVEQIAAVPGMTMRAAQSVKTFLTEREARAAPIA; encoded by the coding sequence GTGCATCCCGACGACCTGCCCGTGCTGCCCACCACGCCCGGCGTGTACATCTTCCGCAAGGGCGGGACACCCATCTATATCGGCAAGGCCAAGAACCTCCGGTCCCGCGTGAACCAGCACTTCAAGGCGGGTGGCAAGAGCGGGAAGTTCACCGCGCTGGCCGACACACTGGAGTTCATCACCGCCCGCAACGAGGTCGAGGCGCTGGTGCTCGAAGCGAACCTCATCAAGCAGCACCGGCCGCACTACAACGTCACGCTGAAGGACGACAAGCACTACCCGTTCCTGAAGCTGACGAACGAGGCCTTCCCCATGCTGGTCGTCACGCGGCGCGTTCTGAAGGACGGCGGGCGCTACTACGGGCCGTACCCGGACTCGTCGGCGGTGCGGCGCGTGAAGAACCTGATCGACACGATGTTCCCGCTCCGGAAGAACAGTGGGCTGCCCATGCAGCACAAACCCCGACCGTGCCTGAACTTCCACATGGGCCGCTGCCTGGGCCCGTGCGTGGACCGCGCCGACCCGGGCGAGTACGCGCGGGTGGTGGACGACGTGACCAGCCTGCTGGAGGGCCGCGCCGCGCCCGTCATCGCCCGGCTGCGCGAGGACATGAAGGTCGCCGCGAAGGGCCAGGATTTCGAGCAGGCGGCCCGGGTGCGCGACCGCGTACAGGCCGTCGAGAAGCTGTTCGGGACCGAGCAGCACGCCTTTGTCAGCGAGGAGACCGACCTGGACTTCCTGGGCGCCGCGCAGGCCGGGGAGTACGCGATGGTGCAGCTGTTCCGCATGCGCGGCGGGCGCGTCGTGGGCCGCGACAAGCGGTTCCTGACCGGCACGGAGGACGCCCCGCTGGGCGAGATCGTCGAGGCGTTCGTGCAGGACTACTACACGCAGGCCACGCACGTCCCACCGCTGATCCTGCTGCCCGCCGACTTCGAGGACGCCCCCACCTGGAGTGACTTCCTGTCGGAGCGGGCCGGGCGCAAGGTCGAGATGCGCACCCCCAAACGCGGGGACAAGGTGGACCTGATCGACATGGCGCAGCGCAACGCGCACAACGGCCTGGAGTCCGAGATGGCGCTGCTGGAACGCCGGGGCGACCATCCCGGCCTGGACGCGCTGCGCGAGGTGCTGGCCCTCCCGGACCGGCCCTGGCGGATCGAGGGCTACGACAACAGCAACCTCTTCGGCACGAACATCGTGTCCGGGATGGTGGTGTTCGAGGGGGGCCGTTCGCGGCGCGGGGAGCACCGGCGGTTCAAGGTGCGCGGCCTGGATCACCCGGACGACTACACCAGCATGCGGCAGACGATCACGCGGCGCTTCACGGGCAGCCTCAGCGACAAGTTGCCCCTCCCGGACCTGCTGCTGATCGACGGGGGACGCGGGCAGGTGAACGCCGCGCTGGACGCCCTGAAGGAGGCGAATGTGCACATCCCGGTCGTGGGTCTCGCCAAGCGGGAGGAACGTCTGATCCTCCCCGGGCGCTACGGGGCGCAGTGGTGGCTGGAGACCGGCACGGAGGTCGGCGTGGACCGCGAACTGCTGCTGCCGCACACGCACCCGGCGCTGCGGATGCTGATCGGCGTGCGCGACGAAGTGCACAACTACGCCGTGACGTACCACCGCAAGCTGCGCGGGGAATCCATGCTGCGCAGCGTGTTCGACGACCTGCCGGGCATCGGGCAGAAGCGGCGCGACGCGCTGCTGGAGCACTTCACGAGCCTGGAGGATCTGGCGAGCGCCCCGGTCGAGCAGATCGCGGCAGTGCCCGGCATGACCATGCGCGCCGCGCAGAGCGTGAAGACCTTCCTGACCGAACGTGAGGCGCGCGCGGCCCCCATCGCCTGA
- a CDS encoding alpha/beta fold hydrolase produces MSTESFTHDGAHLGVRRTGTGPPVVLVHGLSGSTRWWRFNVPALKQAHAVYSLDLSGYGRSWGRPSRSVRDAADLIVAWLDDRDLRDVTLVGHSMGGQISLHVAAKRPDRVRNLVLVCASGLLRANAARTALHLPRAAWMGERRFIGRIVFDGLRAGPLNLWRNATDLLRDSVQDVLPFVHARTLIVWGERDVLVPVELGRLLHGALPGSRFEVIPRAGHVAMVDRPAVFNALLLEFLSGEEAGAPS; encoded by the coding sequence GTGTCCACCGAGTCCTTCACGCATGACGGCGCGCACCTGGGCGTGCGGCGCACCGGGACGGGCCCGCCGGTCGTGCTCGTGCATGGCCTGAGCGGCTCGACCCGCTGGTGGCGTTTCAACGTGCCCGCATTGAAGCAGGCGCACGCGGTGTACAGCCTGGACCTCAGTGGGTACGGTCGGTCCTGGGGGCGGCCCTCGCGGAGCGTGCGGGACGCGGCCGATCTGATCGTCGCGTGGCTGGACGACCGGGACCTGCGGGACGTGACGCTGGTCGGGCATTCCATGGGTGGGCAGATCAGTCTGCATGTCGCGGCGAAGCGGCCCGACCGGGTGCGGAATCTCGTGCTCGTGTGCGCCAGTGGCCTGCTGCGGGCGAACGCCGCGCGGACGGCGCTGCACCTGCCGCGCGCCGCGTGGATGGGCGAACGGCGCTTCATCGGCCGGATCGTGTTCGACGGGTTGCGGGCCGGACCGCTGAACCTGTGGCGCAACGCCACGGACCTCCTGCGGGACAGCGTACAGGACGTCCTGCCGTTCGTGCATGCCCGCACGCTGATCGTGTGGGGCGAACGCGACGTTCTGGTGCCGGTGGAACTGGGCCGCCTGCTTCACGGTGCGCTGCCCGGCTCGAGGTTCGAGGTGATTCCCCGCGCGGGGCACGTGGCGATGGTGGACCGCCCGGCCGTCTTCAACGCGCTCCTGCTGGAGTTCCTGAGTGGGGAAGAGGCCGGGGCGCCCTCTTGA